The Kineosporia corallincola region AGAAGATCTTCGACCAGCTGGTCGCCGACGAGTTACAGCCTGATCCAGATGGTTTCGGTGATGCCGCCTGTGCCACCGTGAAGAGAATCTTGCCGAGCCTCGGCTGGGCCGGGAAAGACCTCGACCAGGAGGCCGTTTCCATGTATCTGGGTTACACGGTGATGGTGGCGTTCGCGGACATGAACCAGACCATCGGCGAGGCGGACACCGATGCGACGCTGAAGGAGAATTGCCCCGCCCAGCGCGCCAAGCTGCTCAAGAGGGCTGAGCTGAAGAGCGTCGACGACGTCCGCGACTACTACGCCTACTGATTGACCACGTCGGGCAGGGTCTCCGATGCCGGAGACCCTGCCCGACGCTCGTCAGCCGGCCAAGTGGTCGAACTCGCCCTGTTTCGCGCCCCCGAGCAGAGCGGCGAGCTGTGGGAGGGGCAGATGGAGGACGGCGCCCTGCTTGTTCTTGCTGTCACGCAGGAGAACCTCGGAGGTGTTGCCGGGGGTGACCCCGAACTCGACGCAGTCGCCGGAGTCGCCGGACTTGGAAGCCTTGATCCAGGTGATGTCGTCAGTGCTCATGGTTCGTACTCCCTGAGTTGAACGGCCTGAGACAACAGGCTGTCATAGCGGATCTGAGCTCGTTCAGGACCGAGCCCTTCACCGAGTACTGAGCCCCGATGTAGTTCTCCATGTAGATGAGGTCAGGTTCTTCCGGTTGGTCGAACTCGAGGATATTGAAGGCGCCTTTGGTGGCCGCGACGGCTCCGCGGGAGAACGGCAGCACGGAGATCTCGACGTTGGGTCGCGTCGCCAGGCCTCGTAGGTGTTGCAGTTGCTCCGCCATCACCTCGGCACCGCCCACCTGTCTGAGCAGAGCGCCCTCGTCGAGCATGATCGACACCGTGACCCCCTTGCGCCCGAAGACGCGCCGCGCTCGCTGTGCGCGGATCTCGGCCAGCCGCCTGGCGTAGCTCGGATCGTCGATGTGCTCCAGATTCATGGCGCCGAGAGCCTCTGCATACCCCGGAACCTGACAGACTCCCGGCACCAGCGTCGCGAAGATCCGGATCCGGTCGGCCATCGCCTCCAGGTCGAGCAGTTGCACCAGCCACGGCGCGATGTCGGGCCGGTATTTCTCGTACCATTCTTCCTGGTCGGACTGGTCGACCATCTCCAGCAGGCGCGACGTGGTCTCGGTGGTGAAACCGTAGAACACACAGGCACTCTGCACGAGGGCGTAGTTGTGTTTCACCTCCGCCCTCCAGCCGTTGCAGGGTGCGGGAACTGATGCGCAGTGCGTCGGCCGCGTCGGTGAGCGACAGCTCCGGGCGCGGGCGGTCGGCGAAGTGGGACTGCCGGGCCGCCCTGAGCTGACGTCCGATCGACCCGAACTCATACACGCCGACGGTGGCCCGTGGGAACGGATCTCACTCGTCGACGACGAGGCTGTCGAGCGGGAACGAGAGGTCGGAGTGGTGCCGGCCACCGGCGACGTCGTGCGTATCCGCGTGGCCCAGCGTCTCGACTTCGATCTGCTCGCCGAGCCGATCGTCACGATCGTGAGCCCGCCCCGCATCACCCTGGGGGAGATGTTCGAGCTCAACGGTGCGCAGGCGCTCGCGGTGGCCGAGCACCTGCGCACAGCGGCCCGGATGGTCGCCGAGGTGGAAGCAGAAACGGGCCCGAGGGCGACGTTCTAGTCGACGATGGTGTTGGTGCCCGTGCCACCGGAGATCGTGTCGGTGCCCGGACCGCCGGAAATGTAGTCGTCGCCGCTGTTTCCGAAGATCGTGTCGTCACCGCTGTTGCCGTACATGGTGTCGTCGTCGCGACCACCGTACAGCTCGTCGTTGCCCTGGTCGCCGTAGATGAAGTCGTCGCCGTCGTCACCGTAGACGACGTCGTTGCCGAGCCCGCCGTGGATGGTGTCGATCCCCGCGCCGCCGTACAGGACGTCGTCGCCGTCGCCGCCGTTGATCTCGTCGTCGCCGTCGTCGCCCTGGATGGTGTCGTTGCCGGCACCGCCGCTCAGGGTGTCGATGCCCGCGCCGCCCACGATGGTGTCGTCACCGGCACCGCCGTCGATCGTGTCCCGGCCGGGGGTTCCGTTGATCTGGTCCTGGCCGGCGCCTGCCCGCACCGTGGCACCGGCGCCGGCGAGGGTGATGACGTCGTCGCCGTCACCCGAGTCCACGTAGGCGAGGGCACCGGCCGTGATCGTGTCGCGGCCGGCGCCCGACGTGATCGAGGCGTCATGGTAACCGGGACTTCCCGAGACGTAGGTGTTGTCGCCCTCGTCGAGGTAGACGCCGGTGTAAGGGTGATTGGCGGAGTTGTCGAAGGTGAACGTATCGTCGCCGCTGCCCAGGTAGATGTTGCCGGCTGAGTCGTTGCGGATGTTGCCGTCGTTCAGCGTGTCGGGGAACTCGCAGGCGACCTTGGTCAGGTCGCCGCTGTCCGGGTGGGCGCAGCCCGCTCCGGCCTCGATGTCGACCACGTCGTCGAGGGTGTACACGAGCACGGCGCGGTCGGCGGCCCGTTCCAGCTTCAGGTTGATCTGATGGGCCTGGGTGGCGTCGTCGTCGTAGAAGATGAACTCGAATCCGTCTTCCTCCCAGTCCATCACGACCGCGCGAGCGGTCGGCACGGCGGCCTGGGCGGGTGCGGCCAACATCAGGGGGACGACGCCCACGGTCACCAGTGATGCGGTACCCAGCAGCGTGGACAGTCGTTTTCGGCGCAGCGCCATGGTGGTTCCTCCGGGCACATAGGTGTTGCACAGGTTGCTGCCCAACATGCCAGAAAGGCCCGGTTGATGGAGCCGGATTCGGATTTCGTCGATCAGCTCACATCCGGCGTGAACTCCACCTGTCCGTCGCTGATCCTCGCGGTGCCGCCGACCGAGAACGAGACCTGGTCGGCGAAGGTGTCTGCCCGGGCGTCGCGCGCCTCCATGCTGCCCTCGCTGCTGGTCGAGACCTCCAGGATGCCGGGGACGTCCGAGACGGCGTATGCCAGGGTGGGGTACGACTTCACCTCCCAGCTCAGCTCGTCCGGCATCACCAGGTAGCCGGAGCCGGCCGAGAACGGACAGCCCTCGGGGGCCGGTTCGCTGCTCGTGGCGCACTCGTCGACGTAGGCCTTGACCTGTGCGGCCACGGCCTGCTGGAGTTCTGGCTTCAGCACGGCCCGCAGATCCACGGCGTCACCCTCGGTCAGCCGCACCAGGGCCGACGCCGGCTCGCTGCCGAACACCGGGTCGTCGGCCACGCCCACGGTGTAGCTGCCGGGCAGGGCGTTCAGCTGCCACCGCCCCGAAACGCTCTGTGCTGCCTTGTCGTTCACCTCGGGGGTCAGGGTGCCGCCGGCGGTGAGAGTGATCTGCGGCTGGGCGCTGTAGACCTGCCAGCCGCGGAACGGGTTGCTGCCGCCGGGCCGCACCAGCAGGGTCTGGTCTTCCAGTTCCTGGCCGTTGACCTGGTATTTCAGCTGTACCTGGGCGATCGCGGTGTCGGTGGGGAAGAACCCCGGGGGGATGCGGGCGTCGCCCGGCTGCATCTGGGTGACCGCCGAGACCTTCACCTCGGTCGGCGGGTCGTACCCGTTCTCGGACAGCGGCGCGTAGGTGCCCAGGTCGGGGTGGCCGGTGCTCGCGTCGTCCCCGGTTCTGATCTGCGTCAGGCCGAGAGCGGCGTTCAGGTCCCGGTTTTCGAGAGCCCCGAAGTACCGCTCGATCGTGCGTTCCGGGCCGCTGAGCTGATCCGGGAGCACCCTGAGCGCGACGGCCGTGACCAGCGCGGCGAGCGCCGCGGTGGCCACGATGACGACGGGCCGGCGGCGGGGATCGGGCTCAGCGGGGAACTGCTGGGGGGACGACGAGGGGGCGCTGTTCATGGCACCTCCCCTGACGTGTCCGCGGCCCGGCCAGGCCTTGGCCAGGATATCCGCAATTGTGCCTTTCGGCCGGTGGGCGGCCTGACGCCGGAGCTCGCACGAGTGGCAAGCTGGTGGTGACGGGTTTCACCACAGGGGTTTTCGTGGGTTAACTGTTCGTCAGAGGGGGCCTAAGACTGATGGGGTCGGAGGCGGGGCCGGTCGGCGTCCGGAATACTGCGGTGGCGGGGCAGGCGTGGGGACGTTCGAGCGCGCCGCCCGGGAAAGTCACGAGTTTTCGTTCGAGGGGTTGGTCTGTGTGACGTCGAAGCGGTCGGTCATGATGCGGTCGCTGCTGGTCGGGCCGGGGGTGACCGTGCTGCTGGCCGCGTGCGGCGGCGGCAGTGACGAGGCCGCGGCCCCGGAGGCGACCAGTGTTCCCGCCGCCACGGGCGAGGCATCCGCATCCGCCACCCCCAGTGCCTCGGCCACCACCGACCCGGCCCGCATCGCGAAGGTCAAGGCCCAGGCCGAGAAGACCATCCAGCAGTACCGCGACGCCGGCTACACCGCCCAGGCCGACCAGCAGCAGGCCGCGCTGAAGGCCCTGCTCGACGGCACCGCGCCCGACGACACCGAGAAGATCGGCGGCATCGCCTGCACCCTGGTCGAGGGCACACTGAGTCAGGTCGAGGGCCTGGACGCCGACGACGCGCAGGAGGTGTTCTCGGCCACCCTGGACTACGCGGTCAAGGGCTCCAGCAACGACCTGAACCAGACCTTCGACGGCGTCGACCTGGACGGGCGGATGTCCGACACCTGCGCCGACGTGCACACCAAGGCCCTCAAGGCGACCGGCCTGAAGAGCCTGAACGACCTGCCGCAGTACTTCTGAGCGATGGGCTGAACCCCCGGCCGGCCGGTCACGGCATCCAGCCGCGATGGATGTTCGGCCGGGGCCGCCTGGCCGGGGCCGGCTGGTCCACGCACATCCACAGCGCGGCGTGCTCCGACAGGGCGTCGTCCCGGGGTTCCTCGTCGTAGGCACACGCGCTCACCAGCCCGGCGTGGGCGCGGCTGACGAACAGATGCTCGAAGCGGCCGCCCCGGGCGGACAGGCGCCCGAACCAGCGCCGCGGCACGATCGCCTCCGGATGCACGACGCGATAGGCGTCGGCCAGGCCCATTTTCGCGAACGACCAGTAGAAGTCGTACTCCCACGGCCCGTAGTCCTGATAATGCCGAACCTCGCCCGGCTCCAGCAGATTCAGGTCGCCGGCCACCACCACGAGCTCATCGCCCGCCGTCGCCAGCAGCCGGGGCAGCCACTGTGAGCCGGCCTGCTTGAACGCGCGCTTGTCGTTGTGCCGCCGTGACGTGCCGCCCCGGGACGGCACGTACATCCCGGCCAGGGTCAGGGGAGTTCCCGCCGACGGCGGAATCAGCCGGGCCGCCACGCAGCGGTGCGGCTGGTAGCGCGGCGGCGGCAGGTCCACCGGTTCGAGGTGATGGCCGCGTGCCGCCAGCACCAGGTGCTCGCCTCGGTGGTAGGGCGCCGGGGCCGAGGTGAGCAGGCTGAATCCCTCCTCCCGCAGCGCGGTTTCGAGCCGGTCGTGACCGCCGTCCACCTCGGTCAGCACCAGCACGTCGGCGCCGCTCCCGGCCAGCCACTTGGCCTGCCGCTCGCTGCGTTCCGGGTCGGCGTGGTGGGTGTTCCAGGTCAGCACCGCCAGGCCGTCGGCCGTCGTGCGGCTGCTCGTCGTTCCGGTGCCCGTGGTCCGGCTCCCACTGCTCTGCTGCTCCAGCACCGTGCCCCCTGTCGGTGAATCCGCATCGCACAGATTTGTGACTTTCCCAATTTTGAACGGTATAACCATAGCCATGCCGGGAAACCCGAAATCAAGTACCGGGCTCGCATCGCTCGTCGCGCCGCCCCTGCGGATCGACGACCTGGTGCCCGACCGCACCACGGCGCCCCGCGTGCTGTGGCTGCACCGCACCGACCGCTGGTACCTCGGCGACTTTCTGCGGCACGCGGCCTGGCTCGGCTGGCTGCGCCGGCACGTGCCCACGGCCGTCGTCGACCTGGCCGGGCACGATGCCTACCTGCCGCTCTACCGCGACGAGCGATTCGGCCGGGGCCTCGACGTCACCGGCCTCACGGGCCGTGACCTGCACGGCTACGACCTGGTGATCGCCCCCACCTCGTTCCGGGTGGCCGAGAACCCGCCTCCGGGCGTGCGCCGGCTGCTGCGCACCTGGGACCAGGGCTGGGAGCTGTTCGCCTACGGCCACGAGGTCTCGTCCGGCGGCAAGAACGCGCTGAACTACTTTCGCGCCGCCCATCCGCACGCGCTGCCGCTACCGTCGCAGGCCGCCGAGCCGCACTGTCCCGGCACCGCCTTCCAGTTCACGGACGACGAAAACCGGCAGTCCGCGGCCGCACTCGACAACCTGGTGCGGGGCGACCGGCCGGTGCTGCTGTACAACCCGACCGCCTCCAATCCCTTCACCCGCCAGACCGACGCGGTCAAGGAGGTGGACAACACGCTGAGCGCGGAACAGCACATCGCCGTCCTCCGGTTGATCGCCGAGCGCATCGAGGGCCACGAGATCCTGGTCGGCTCCGCGCTCAAGCCCGGCGACACCACCAATGCGGGGATGCTGCGGCTGGTGGCTGACGGCGTGCCCGGCACGCACTGTCTGCTCGACGTGCGCCTGGGTGACGTCACCGGGCTACGGGGTTTCGCCGCACTGCTGGCCAACCCCCGGATCTGCGGAAGTGTCGGCGCCGGAACCGGTTCCAACACGCACCTGGCCGCGCTGGCCGGCACCTGGAGCCTGTCGTTCGAGCGCGCCGCCGACCCGGACATGCTGCGGAACTGGTCGCGGCCGAGGGCCTTCCAGATGGGCTCGTTCCGCTGGCGCAACCCGTCCCCGCTGACCGCGACCCACCTCATGCGCTGGGACCGGCTCGACCGGGACGCCTACGCCGAGGCCGCCGACGCCGTGCTCACTCATCACCGGATGGCCCACCTGCCGGCCGGGAGCGTGCGCCGGGCTCTGTCGATCGCCCTCGACCTGGCCCCGGAGAGCTGGCGGCACTACACCGACTTCAGCGACGAGATGGCCTACCTCCAGCACCTTCTGGTGCGCGGCAACGAGCATGACCCGGAGATCGTGCGGCAGCTGCTCGACGACACCAACCTGCACAAGCTCGCCCGGCTCGCCCGGAAGGGGACAGCGACATGATCTCGCTCCGGACGGCCGTGGTGGCCCGCACCCTCTACCTGCTGAGGCTGCACCTGAACGGCGAGGTGACCGAGCTCCCGGCCGGGCCCGGCCATCGGGCCCGCACCGTGCTGCGGGTGCCGGTGCTGACGGCGGCGGGCGGGACCGCTTTCGTCGTCATCAAATTCGCGATCGCCCCCGGAGAGGCCGCGGAGCGCAGCCTGGAGTGGGAGCACGAAGTCACGCTCGCCCTCTACGAGATCGCGCGGCACCAGGTGAAACAGGGTGCGCTACCCTACAATCCGATCCCCGAACCGCTGGCCGAGCGCCTGCTGCGCTACCACCTGGTGGACCGGTTCGTGCCCGGCGCGGGCGGTCCCGTGCGGGTGGTGGTGTCGGCGCGGCATTTCGTCGAACCCTCCGGAACCCCTTTCACCGCGCGCGCTCTCGGCCGGCTGATCGCCCATCAGCACGTGCTCGGCGCCACCGACCAGGCGCTGCGCCTGCTGGCCACCCGGCCCACGAACCTGCTGTGCGGGCTCGACGCCCGCCGGTTCGCGCAGGCTCTTTCCCTGCCCGGCCATCCTTTTCAAGCACGGACGACGACCGTCCGCGCCCTGCTCACCGCCCTGCGGGAACGGGCGGTGCAAGCCGTCGAGGCAGGCCCGGAGCCGCTGCTGGTGCACCGCGACATGCACCCGCTGAACTGCGTACCCGGCCCGGCCGGCCCGGTGTCGCTGGACTGGGCCGAGGCCGGCTGGGGAGGACGGGCGGACGACTTCGCCTGGCTGCACCTGGCCGTCGCCCGGCACGGAGCCCCCGCCCGCGTGCTGGACCAGGCCCTGGCCGGCTACGCCGAGGTGCTGCCCGGCCGGGCGCCCACCCCGGAGCAGGTGCGGGCCACCGGCCGGCTGAGAGAGCTGGTGTGCCTGGCCTTTTCGGTGATGCATGCCGACCGCAGCCCCGCCCACCTGCACGAGGCCCTGCGCGAGCTGCCCGTGCTGGCCGACCCGGACGCCCCCACCCCACGCTGGAGCGCGCTGTACAACCCCGAGATCTTCGAGCACCCGCTCTTCGCCCCCTCCACCCAGGGCGGGCGGAAGGCGTCCTGAGTGACCGGCCCGCAGGAGCCTTGGTGCGGGGATGACCCGACCCCTCACAACGGAGGCGCCGGCGACCGGCCCGCACGAGCCCTGGTGCGGGGGTGGAGGAGATGCGTTTTGTTTTTGACACCACCAACCAGGCCAGGGTGGTGTCAAAAACAAAAAGGATGTTCCGCTGGACCGGAGGGGCGGCTCATCACCCGGCCTCGGTTCGCACCGGCACCCCAGGGCCGGCGCCGATCGCACCATGAGTGCCGACCGCTGGGCCGACTCCGCGAGGTCGCCCGCCGGCCGTGCGTTCAGCCGCCCGGTCCAGGTGCCCGGTCCAGGTGCCCGGTTCAGGTGCCTGGTTCAGGTGCCTGGTTCAGCTGCCCGGTTCACGTATCCCGTTCACACGCGTGCGGTTGACCTCGGGCGGCCCGAGGGGGTCAGACCGGGCGGATGTCGAGGTCGAGCACGGTCAGCTTGGACAGCGACGTGTCGGCCGTGCTGCCGTCGGCGCGGGGGAAGTTGAAGCGGCTGGCGATGCCGTCGCCGTAGGTGGCCGCGAACTCGTGCGGCAGAACCACTCCGGCCAGGACGGTGGGGCGCAGGTAGTTGCGGCGGGCGTCGGCGATCTGGTCGAGCACACCCTCGGCGTCGCCGAGCGGGGGCAGGCGCAGCAGGGCGAGGTCGGCCCGCTCCAGGGGCTTGGCGTACTCGTTGAGGTGCAGACGGCGGGTGTCGTGCGCCGTCCAGCCGTCACGACGGGGGTTGGTCTGGGCCGCCGCGGTGGCCTCCGGATCGGGATCGGCCGGCACCGACAGGTCGTCGAGCCGGCCCACGGCCAGCAGGTGGGGGCTGTAGCCGCGCTCGGTGGCGATGCTCGCGGAGGCCCGCTGGGCCACGGCGACCGCCACACCGTAGGCGTGCCGCAGCGACGCCGAGCGCACGTAGAGCACGTGCGCCGGTTCCGCGGCCCAGGACCCGGCGTCGATGATCAGTTCTGCCGGGGCGGTCGCCGCCAGGGCGGCCCAGGTGTGCAGGTGCCACTCGGGGCCGACGGTGGTGCGCCACCAGGACGCCGGTTCGTTCATGCCCCATTTCTATCCGATGGGTACGACAACCTGATTTACCTGATTGTGCGGCGGGGGAGAATCCGGCCGTAACGCGCGGCGGGCTGAATCGGAACCATGATTACCGCCGGCGTCGCGTTCTCCGTGCTGGTCGTCCTGGTCGTCGGCATCGCCGTCGCCCGCAAGATCGACGGCGACAGCGCCAACTACCTGGTGGCCGGGCGGCAGCTCGGGGTGCCGCTGGTAGCGGTGGCCCTGACCACCGCCGCCGTCGACAGCAACGCCACCGTCGGCAACACCGACCTGAGCGCCGGGTACGGCTTCTGGGCCGGGGCCTCGCTGGCCCTCGGCCTGGCCGTGTGCCTGCTGCTGGCCGGGTTGTTCCTGGCCGGGCCGATGAACCGGATGGGTCTGCTCACCCTCGGCGACTTCTTCGCCCGCCGCTACAACCGGCCGGTCGAGGTGGTCGCCTCGGCCCTGATGATCTTCGCCTTCACCATCCTGCTGGCCGGCAACCTGGTGGCGATGGGCTTCCTGATGGAGACCTTCACCGGCCTGCCCTACGACGCCGGGGTGGTGCTCGCGGTCTGCCTGGTGCTGGCCTACACGGTCGGCGGCGGCCTCTACTCGGACGCCTACACGGCCGTCATCCAGGCCGTCATCACCGGCGTCGCCACCCTCGTGCTGTTCGCCTGGGTGGCCACCACCTACGGCATCTCCACCCCGGCCGGCCTCGGCCCGTTCGACCTGGGCCAGCTCACCGACACCGGCCAGGGAGCCGCGGTGAACTGGGCCACGCTCGTCTCGCTCGGCATCGGCGACCTGGTGGCCATCGACTTCATGCAGCGGGTGTTCGCGGCCCGCACCCCCGAGATCGCGCGGCGGGCCTGCTTCATCGGCGCCGGGGCCACGGCCGTGGTCGGCGTGCTGTGGTCGCTGATCGCCCTGAGCACCGCACCCGAGCTGGGCCTGAACAGCGAGAACGGGCCGATCGTGTACCAGCTGCTCGACGGTCACGCCCCGGTGCTGCTGGCTGTGCTGTCACTCTCCGGCATCGTCGCGGCCTCGTTCTCCACCGCGTCGGGTGCCGTCCTGGCCACGTCGGCGGTGGCCGTGCGCAACATCGCCGGGGTGCGCCGCGAGGTCGCGCCCGGTCACCGCGACCCGCTGCTGCGCTGGACGCGGGTGGCGATGCTCCCGGTGGTCCTGGTCGCCGTGGTGCTGGCGATCCGGGTCAGCCAGACCGGCATCCTGCTCACGCTCGCCTTCGACCTGATGCTGGCCTGCCTGGCGGTTCCGTTGCTGCTCGGGCTCTTCTGGACGCGATCGACGTCCACCGCCGCGCTCGTGGGTGCGGGTGTGGGCCTGGTGGTTCGGCTGGTGCTGCTGGCCCTCGTGCCCACCCTCTACGGTGTGCCCAATGATCTGCTGTACATCGAGAACACCATGGTGGACGCCGGTCTGGACGGCTGGGCCACGTTCATCGCCGCGCTGGCCGGCCTGGTCGCCTTCGTGCTGACGGCCCTGGTGACCCGGCCGCGGGCGGGTGAGGAGACCGACCTGCGGCACCGGGCCCGGCTGTCTTCGGTCGGCTGAGCGGGAACGGCCGTCAGCCGCACTTCGCCCGGTAGGCCTTCATGGCCGAATCATGTTGTGCGGCCAGGTTCTTGGTCCCGGCCAGAAGATCACCGGCGACGTCCTGGACCGCCCGCAGGTCGTCGGCGGCGAGGGCGCAGTCGCCGACCTGGATCAGCGACTGGGCGTCGAGAACATAGGAGAGGGCGGCGTCGCGGCGGCGCACACTGGAATC contains the following coding sequences:
- a CDS encoding calcium-binding protein; its protein translation is MLGSNLCNTYVPGGTTMALRRKRLSTLLGTASLVTVGVVPLMLAAPAQAAVPTARAVVMDWEEDGFEFIFYDDDATQAHQINLKLERAADRAVLVYTLDDVVDIEAGAGCAHPDSGDLTKVACEFPDTLNDGNIRNDSAGNIYLGSGDDTFTFDNSANHPYTGVYLDEGDNTYVSGSPGYHDASITSGAGRDTITAGALAYVDSGDGDDVITLAGAGATVRAGAGQDQINGTPGRDTIDGGAGDDTIVGGAGIDTLSGGAGNDTIQGDDGDDEINGGDGDDVLYGGAGIDTIHGGLGNDVVYGDDGDDFIYGDQGNDELYGGRDDDTMYGNSGDDTIFGNSGDDYISGGPGTDTISGGTGTNTIVD
- a CDS encoding DUF5753 domain-containing protein, encoding MKHNYALVQSACVFYGFTTETTSRLLEMVDQSDQEEWYEKYRPDIAPWLVQLLDLEAMADRIRIFATLVPGVCQVPGYAEALGAMNLEHIDDPSYARRLAEIRAQRARRVFGRKGVTVSIMLDEGALLRQVGGAEVMAEQLQHLRGLATRPNVEISVLPFSRGAVAATKGAFNILEFDQPEEPDLIYMENYIGAQYSVKGSVLNELRSAMTACCLRPFNSGSTNHEH
- a CDS encoding aminoglycoside phosphotransferase family protein, coding for MISLRTAVVARTLYLLRLHLNGEVTELPAGPGHRARTVLRVPVLTAAGGTAFVVIKFAIAPGEAAERSLEWEHEVTLALYEIARHQVKQGALPYNPIPEPLAERLLRYHLVDRFVPGAGGPVRVVVSARHFVEPSGTPFTARALGRLIAHQHVLGATDQALRLLATRPTNLLCGLDARRFAQALSLPGHPFQARTTTVRALLTALRERAVQAVEAGPEPLLVHRDMHPLNCVPGPAGPVSLDWAEAGWGGRADDFAWLHLAVARHGAPARVLDQALAGYAEVLPGRAPTPEQVRATGRLRELVCLAFSVMHADRSPAHLHEALRELPVLADPDAPTPRWSALYNPEIFEHPLFAPSTQGGRKAS
- a CDS encoding sodium:solute symporter family transporter, yielding MITAGVAFSVLVVLVVGIAVARKIDGDSANYLVAGRQLGVPLVAVALTTAAVDSNATVGNTDLSAGYGFWAGASLALGLAVCLLLAGLFLAGPMNRMGLLTLGDFFARRYNRPVEVVASALMIFAFTILLAGNLVAMGFLMETFTGLPYDAGVVLAVCLVLAYTVGGGLYSDAYTAVIQAVITGVATLVLFAWVATTYGISTPAGLGPFDLGQLTDTGQGAAVNWATLVSLGIGDLVAIDFMQRVFAARTPEIARRACFIGAGATAVVGVLWSLIALSTAPELGLNSENGPIVYQLLDGHAPVLLAVLSLSGIVAASFSTASGAVLATSAVAVRNIAGVRREVAPGHRDPLLRWTRVAMLPVVLVAVVLAIRVSQTGILLTLAFDLMLACLAVPLLLGLFWTRSTSTAALVGAGVGLVVRLVLLALVPTLYGVPNDLLYIENTMVDAGLDGWATFIAALAGLVAFVLTALVTRPRAGEETDLRHRARLSSVG
- a CDS encoding endonuclease/exonuclease/phosphatase family protein, translated to MLEQQSSGSRTTGTGTTSSRTTADGLAVLTWNTHHADPERSERQAKWLAGSGADVLVLTEVDGGHDRLETALREEGFSLLTSAPAPYHRGEHLVLAARGHHLEPVDLPPPRYQPHRCVAARLIPPSAGTPLTLAGMYVPSRGGTSRRHNDKRAFKQAGSQWLPRLLATAGDELVVVAGDLNLLEPGEVRHYQDYGPWEYDFYWSFAKMGLADAYRVVHPEAIVPRRWFGRLSARGGRFEHLFVSRAHAGLVSACAYDEEPRDDALSEHAALWMCVDQPAPARRPRPNIHRGWMP
- a CDS encoding DUF397 domain-containing protein; this encodes MSTDDITWIKASKSGDSGDCVEFGVTPGNTSEVLLRDSKNKQGAVLHLPLPQLAALLGGAKQGEFDHLAG